In Montipora capricornis isolate CH-2021 chromosome 4, ASM3666992v2, whole genome shotgun sequence, a single genomic region encodes these proteins:
- the LOC138047214 gene encoding GDP-D-glucose phosphorylase 1-like isoform X3 has product MSHHQRFVYCSGDFHWQWTGNEENRLELSKFDDELQERWNAAVVAGCFAYKLDNTEGRIVAGKYKVFVQLNEMRFSKRRQPQRMSSVCQPFDPEKFNFNKVQTKEVLFQLCPKQRSVSDDQHLIIINASPLEYGHSLIVPSVNACLPQVLTEESILLALEISLLSNHRRFHVGFNSLCAQASVNHLHFHTWYSEYSSYLETAEVIPICEDLFEVIDYPTTAFVFELAPESNLFSLTKKIHLASSYLIKNEVAHNLHIMRGARCQPIRPMNGYTNHDDEYSVLRVFLWPRNSVPGTKDLNSYESEKRPIALYEFAGSLAIGTRPTYETFTEEHFCMYLKRATLPQEEFTQHKNAIRELLNKSKG; this is encoded by the exons ATGTCACATCATCAACGATTCGTTTATTGCTCGGGTGATTTTCATTGGCAGTGGACAGGGAATGAAGAGAACAGGCttgaactaagcaag TTTGATGATGAACTGCAAGAGAGATGGAATGCAGCCGTGGTTGCAGGTTGTTTTGCATACAAACTGGATAATACCGAAGGAAGAATTGTTGCTGGGAAGTACAAAGTGTTTGTTCAG TTGAACGAAATGCGATTTAGCAAGCGAAGGCAACCGCAAAGGATGAGCAGTGTCTGTCAACCTTTTGATCCTGAGAAGTTTAACTTTAACAAAGTACAGACCAAAGAA GTTTTATTTCAATTGTGTCCAAAGCAAAGATCTGTTTCAGATGATCAACACCTCATTATAATAAATGCCAGTCCTCTTGAGTATGGACACTCACTTATAGTTCCAAGTGTTAATGCATGTCTCCCACAG gTTCTTACGGAGGAGTCTATACTGCTGGCTTTGGAGATATCACTGCTCAGTAATCATAG GAGATTTCATGTAGGCTTCAATAGCCTTTGCGCGCAAGCCTCTGTGAATCATTTGCATTTTCACACTTGGTACAGCGAGTACTCTTCTTATCTTGAAACAGCA GAGGTGATTCCAATCTGTGAGGATCTGTTTGAAGTCATTGATTATCCAACTACTGCATTTGTGTTTGAGCTGGCCCCTGAATCCAATCTGTTCTCCCTTACAAA AAAAATCCATTTAGCTTCGTCTTATTTGATAAAAAATGAAGTAGCACACAACTTGCACATTATGCGAGGAGCAAGATGTCAGCCAATCCGTCCCATGAATGGATACACAAATCACGATGATGAATATTCAGTTCTTAGAGTTTTTCTGTGGCCTAGGAACTCTGTTCCCG GTACAAAGGATTTGAATTCATACGAGTCGGAAAAGCGGCCCATTGCTTTGTACGAATTTGCAGGCTCCTTGGCGATAGGAA CGAGACCGACTTACGAAACATTTACGGAAGAACATTTCTGTATGTACTTGAAACGAGCAACTTTACCGCAGGAAGAGTTTACACAGCACAAGAATGCGATACGAGAGTTGTTGAACAAAAGCAAGGGCTAA
- the LOC138047214 gene encoding GDP-D-glucose phosphorylase 1-like isoform X2, with product MSHHQRFVYCSGDFHWQWTGNEENRLELSKFDDELQERWNAAVVAGCFAYKLDNTEGRIVAGKYKVFVQLNEMRFSKRRQPQRMSSVCQPFDPEKFNFNKVQTKEVLFQLCPKQRSVSDDQHLIIINASPLEYGHSLIVPSVNACLPQVLTEESILLALEISLLSNHRRFHVGFNSLCAQASVNHLHFHTWYSEYSSYLETAEVIPICEDLFEVIDYPTTAFVFELAPESNLFSLTKKIHLASSYLIKNEVAHNLHIMRGARCQPIRPMNGYTNHDDEYSVLRVFLWPRNSVPGTKDLNSYESEKRPIALYEFAGSLAIGSKLLVLCPFPVIGDGARPTYETFTEEHFCMYLKRATLPQEEFTQHKNAIRELLNKSKG from the exons ATGTCACATCATCAACGATTCGTTTATTGCTCGGGTGATTTTCATTGGCAGTGGACAGGGAATGAAGAGAACAGGCttgaactaagcaag TTTGATGATGAACTGCAAGAGAGATGGAATGCAGCCGTGGTTGCAGGTTGTTTTGCATACAAACTGGATAATACCGAAGGAAGAATTGTTGCTGGGAAGTACAAAGTGTTTGTTCAG TTGAACGAAATGCGATTTAGCAAGCGAAGGCAACCGCAAAGGATGAGCAGTGTCTGTCAACCTTTTGATCCTGAGAAGTTTAACTTTAACAAAGTACAGACCAAAGAA GTTTTATTTCAATTGTGTCCAAAGCAAAGATCTGTTTCAGATGATCAACACCTCATTATAATAAATGCCAGTCCTCTTGAGTATGGACACTCACTTATAGTTCCAAGTGTTAATGCATGTCTCCCACAG gTTCTTACGGAGGAGTCTATACTGCTGGCTTTGGAGATATCACTGCTCAGTAATCATAG GAGATTTCATGTAGGCTTCAATAGCCTTTGCGCGCAAGCCTCTGTGAATCATTTGCATTTTCACACTTGGTACAGCGAGTACTCTTCTTATCTTGAAACAGCA GAGGTGATTCCAATCTGTGAGGATCTGTTTGAAGTCATTGATTATCCAACTACTGCATTTGTGTTTGAGCTGGCCCCTGAATCCAATCTGTTCTCCCTTACAAA AAAAATCCATTTAGCTTCGTCTTATTTGATAAAAAATGAAGTAGCACACAACTTGCACATTATGCGAGGAGCAAGATGTCAGCCAATCCGTCCCATGAATGGATACACAAATCACGATGATGAATATTCAGTTCTTAGAGTTTTTCTGTGGCCTAGGAACTCTGTTCCCG GTACAAAGGATTTGAATTCATACGAGTCGGAAAAGCGGCCCATTGCTTTGTACGAATTTGCAGGCTCCTTGGCGATAGGAAGTAAGTTATTAGTGCTCTGTCCCTTTCCTGTAATTGGAGATGGAG CGAGACCGACTTACGAAACATTTACGGAAGAACATTTCTGTATGTACTTGAAACGAGCAACTTTACCGCAGGAAGAGTTTACACAGCACAAGAATGCGATACGAGAGTTGTTGAACAAAAGCAAGGGCTAA
- the LOC138047214 gene encoding uncharacterized protein isoform X1, whose protein sequence is MPRKIKATNTFALPVIQYHMWTVDWRLNDLRQLDRETRKVIQEHGGMHNSGSSKLLYLPTYQRGQGLIEIETIYKITKIKVSNYLTRSEDPRLQLVRRFEEMKVAKGLKSVLKDAANYAKGLGITITFDKAKTVLTNEDQKTIKVQQSSPKHISNFLTPAKNSIYMKETSEQKWLGAFTTAQSEDKEMATDVCKLLQKWRNIPDIVYSVNTNLRQQLLPTKTYEKTKLHQHVDDLKCRMCSQKQETVTHIMSACPKIAQSLYTSRHDKMLRPYYHYLLSAYGFNEESDHKRPWYQQRPPIPVIENSLAKVNWNIEFHMEKKPENNANKVDIAVMDKEKKVWLLIEGRVCGIGLISDRWKTKQDKYRELRTGIKQQYPDYKVNQVNVVFDFLAEYHQCLKNDLNEHLTGKNEEETQYLIMKSQKWIISQNVEIVKNFYTYKR, encoded by the coding sequence ATGCCTAGAAAAATCAAGGCAACCAACACATTTGCCCTGCCAGTTATACAATACCACATGTGGACAGTTGATTGGAGACTAAACGACCTGAGACAGTTGGACCGAGAAACAAGGAAAGTAATCCAAGAGCATGGCGGGATGCACAACAGCGGGTCAAGCAAGCTATTATACTTACCAACCTATCAGCGAGGTCAAGGCCTTATAGAGATTGAAACAATTTACAAGATCACAAAAATCAAGGTATCCAATTACCTTACGAGAAGTGAAGATCCACGACTACAACTAGTCCGAAGATTTGAAGAGATGAAAGTTGCTAAAGGATTAAAATCAGTCCTTAAGGATGCAGCAAATTACGCCAAAGGCCTTGGAATTACCATCACATTtgacaaagcaaaaacagtGCTTActaatgaagaccaaaaaaccATCAAGGTCCAGCAGTCAAGTCCAAAACACATCTCAAACTTCCTCACTCCAGCAAAAAACAGCATCTACATGAAAGAGACATCAGAACAGAAATGGCTTGGAGCGTTTACGACAGCACAAAGTGAGGACAAAGAAATGGCTACCGATGTGTGCAAGTTACTACAAAAATGGAGAAACATACCTGACATCGTATACAGTGTGAATACCAACCTACGACAACAACTCCTACCAACTAAGACGTATGAAAAGACCAAATTACACCAGCATGTAGACGACTTGAAATGCAGAATGTGCTCACAGAAACAAGAAACTGTTACCCATATAATGAGCGCATGCCCAAAAATAGCCCAGTCTCTATACACATCACGTCACGATAAAATGCTGCGACCTTACTACCACTACCTACTCTCAGCCTATGGTTTCAATGAAGAAAGTGATCACAAACGACCATGGTACCAACAAAGACCACCGATACCGGTCATAGAGAACTCACTAGCCAAAGTAAATTGGAACATTGAATTCCATATGGAGAAAAAGCCGGAAAACAACGCCAACAAAGTAGATATAGCAGTAATggacaaagaaaagaaggtaTGGCTACTCATCGAAGGAAGGGTTTGCGGTATAGGCTTGATATCAGATAGGTGGAAGACCAAGCAAGACAAATACAGAGAGTTAAGGACGGGTATTAAACAACAATACCCTGATTACAAAGTCAACCaagtaaatgtagtttttgaTTTCCTAGCAGAATACCACCAGTGCTTGAAGAATGATCTCAATGAACATTTAACTGGAAAGAACGAAGAAGAGACGCAATATCTAATAATGAAGAgccagaaatggatcatatcacaaaacgttgaaatagttaagAACTTTTATACCTATAAGAGATAG